One part of the Helicobacter cetorum MIT 99-5656 genome encodes these proteins:
- a CDS encoding type III pantothenate kinase, which yields MTLCDIGNTHIHFAQGYKLFSSSKEDLRHLKLQDEIFYISVNNENEKALLSAYPKAQNIAQYFFLETDYVGLGIDRQMACLAVSHGVVVDAGSAITIDVMQNGKHLGGCILPGLTQYIHAYKASASVLEQPFKALATLETLPKDTKDAVSYGIISSVIACIQRVAQNQKIYLCGGDAKFLSRFLAHSICNERLVFDGMEIALKKIGVL from the coding sequence ATGACCTTATGTGATATAGGCAACACGCACATTCATTTTGCTCAAGGGTATAAGCTGTTTTCAAGCTCAAAAGAAGATTTAAGGCATTTAAAACTTCAAGATGAGATTTTTTACATTAGCGTGAATAATGAGAATGAGAAAGCTCTTTTGAGTGCTTATCCTAAGGCTCAAAATATCGCTCAATATTTTTTTTTAGAAACGGACTATGTAGGGCTTGGAATAGACAGACAAATGGCGTGTTTGGCTGTGAGTCATGGGGTTGTGGTAGATGCTGGAAGTGCGATTACAATTGATGTTATGCAAAATGGCAAGCATTTGGGGGGGTGTATTCTACCCGGTTTAACACAATATATTCATGCCTACAAGGCGAGTGCGAGCGTTTTAGAGCAACCTTTCAAGGCTTTGGCTACGCTAGAGACTCTACCTAAAGATACCAAAGACGCTGTGAGCTATGGCATTATTTCTAGCGTAATAGCCTGTATTCAAAGAGTAGCACAAAATCAAAAAATCTATCTTTGTGGGGGCGATGCGAAATTTTTGAGCCGTTTTTTAGCGCATTCCATTTGTAATGAGCGACTGGTTTTTGATGGCATGGAAATCGCTCTTAAAAAAATAGGGGTTTTATGA
- the dut gene encoding dUTP diphosphatase: protein MKIKIQKIHPNAIIPKYQTEGSSGFDLHAVEDVVIKSHSVGLVSIGICLALEVGYELQVRTRSGLALKNQVMVLNSPGTVDNDYRGEIKVILANFSEQDFKVQVGDRIAQGVVQKTYKAEFLECEELDTTSRGSGGFGSTGVSKA from the coding sequence ATGAAAATTAAAATTCAAAAAATCCATCCAAATGCCATTATTCCTAAGTATCAAACAGAAGGTTCTTCAGGGTTTGATTTGCATGCTGTAGAAGATGTGGTGATTAAATCTCATAGTGTGGGGTTAGTGAGCATAGGGATTTGTTTGGCTTTGGAAGTTGGGTATGAATTGCAGGTGCGAACTCGTAGTGGCTTAGCCTTAAAAAATCAAGTGATGGTGTTAAATTCTCCTGGCACTGTGGATAATGATTATAGGGGTGAGATTAAGGTTATTTTAGCGAATTTTAGCGAGCAAGATTTCAAAGTTCAAGTGGGTGATAGGATTGCTCAGGGTGTGGTTCAAAAGACTTATAAAGCGGAATTTTTAGAATGCGAAGAACTAGATACCACTTCAAGGGGCAGTGGGGGATTTGGTAGCACAGGAGTGAGCAAGGCATGA
- the flgE gene encoding flagellar hook protein FlgE, whose amino-acid sequence MLRSLWSGVNGMQAHQIALDIESNNIANVNTTGFKYSRASFVDMLSQVKLIATAPYKNGLAGQNDFSIGLGVGVDATTKIFSQGNIQNTDVKTDLAIQGDGFFIISPDRGVTRNFTRDGEFLFDAQGSLVTTGGLVVQGWVRNGTDTGNKGSDTDALKVDNTGPLENIRIDPGMVMPARASNRISMRANLNAGRHADQTAAIFALDSSAKTPSDGINPMYDSSTNLTQVAEDMGSLYNEDGDAFLLNENQGIWVSYKSSKMIKDIIPSAENNTLELNGVKISFTNDSAVSRTSSLVAAKNAINAVKSQTGIEAYLDGTQLRLENKNELDGDEKLKNIVVTQAGTGAFANFMEGDKDVTAFRYSYTNSISPNAENGQFRTTDELRALIQHDANIVKDPSLADNYQDSAASVGVTINQYGMFEIDNRDNKNTTKENLNVFVSGYSSDNVTNNVLFKNAMKGLNTASLIEGGAPASSSKFTHAIHATSIDIVDSLGTKHTMRIEFYRSGGAEWNFRAIVPEPAELVGGSAARPNVFEGGRLRFNNDGSLAGMNPPLLQFDPKNGADAPQRINLAFGSSGSFDGLTSVDKISETYAIEQNGYQAGDLMDVRFDSDGVLLGAFSNGRTLALAQVALANFANDAGLQALGGNVFSQTGNSGQALIGAANTGRRGSVSGSKLESSNVDLSRSLTNLIVVQRGFQANSKAVTTSDQILNTLLNLKQ is encoded by the coding sequence ATGCTTAGGTCTTTATGGTCTGGTGTTAATGGAATGCAAGCCCATCAAATTGCTTTAGATATTGAGAGTAATAATATCGCTAATGTAAACACTACCGGTTTTAAATATTCTAGAGCTTCTTTTGTGGATATGCTCTCTCAAGTCAAACTCATTGCTACCGCACCCTATAAAAATGGTTTAGCAGGACAGAATGACTTTTCTATAGGACTTGGGGTAGGTGTGGATGCAACGACAAAAATCTTTTCACAGGGCAATATCCAAAACACTGATGTAAAAACTGATTTAGCTATTCAAGGCGATGGCTTTTTTATTATTAGCCCTGATAGGGGGGTTACTCGTAATTTTACTAGAGATGGGGAGTTTCTCTTTGATGCACAAGGGAGTTTGGTTACAACCGGCGGACTTGTGGTGCAAGGGTGGGTTAGAAATGGAACTGATACAGGAAATAAGGGGAGTGATACGGACGCCTTAAAAGTAGATAATACAGGTCCTTTAGAAAATATTAGAATTGACCCTGGCATGGTTATGCCAGCAAGAGCGAGCAATCGTATTTCTATGCGAGCGAATTTAAACGCTGGAAGGCACGCAGACCAAACGGCAGCTATATTTGCTTTAGATTCTTCTGCTAAAACCCCCTCAGATGGTATTAACCCCATGTATGATTCTAGCACGAACTTAACTCAAGTGGCAGAAGATATGGGTTCTTTATATAATGAAGATGGCGACGCCTTTTTATTGAATGAAAATCAAGGGATTTGGGTCAGCTATAAGAGTTCAAAAATGATAAAAGATATTATTCCTTCTGCAGAGAATAATACCCTTGAGTTAAATGGGGTTAAAATTTCTTTCACTAATGATTCAGCCGTGAGTAGGACTTCAAGCTTAGTGGCGGCTAAAAATGCTATCAATGCGGTCAAAAGCCAAACGGGCATCGAAGCCTATTTAGATGGGACACAATTGCGTTTGGAAAATAAAAATGAACTAGATGGTGATGAGAAACTTAAAAATATTGTGGTAACTCAGGCAGGAACAGGAGCGTTTGCTAACTTTATGGAAGGCGATAAAGATGTAACCGCATTTAGATATAGCTATACAAATTCTATCAGTCCTAATGCAGAGAACGGACAATTCAGAACTACTGATGAATTGCGTGCATTAATCCAGCATGATGCTAATATTGTTAAAGACCCTAGTTTAGCAGACAATTACCAAGACTCAGCGGCTTCTGTGGGAGTTACTATCAATCAATATGGCATGTTTGAAATTGATAATAGAGACAATAAAAATACCACTAAAGAAAATCTTAATGTGTTTGTCAGTGGGTATTCTTCAGATAATGTAACGAATAATGTCTTGTTTAAAAACGCTATGAAAGGGCTTAACACCGCTTCTTTAATTGAAGGGGGAGCACCAGCAAGTAGCTCTAAATTCACACATGCAATCCATGCTACAAGTATTGATATTGTGGATAGTTTAGGCACCAAACACACCATGCGTATTGAGTTTTATAGAAGTGGGGGGGCAGAATGGAATTTTAGAGCGATTGTGCCAGAACCTGCGGAATTAGTAGGGGGGTCAGCGGCTCGTCCTAATGTGTTTGAAGGGGGTCGTTTGCGTTTTAATAATGATGGCTCACTAGCTGGCATGAATCCGCCCCTTTTACAATTTGACCCTAAAAATGGTGCTGATGCCCCACAACGCATCAATTTAGCCTTTGGTTCATCAGGAAGTTTTGATGGGTTAACAAGCGTGGATAAGATTTCTGAAACTTATGCGATTGAGCAAAATGGCTATCAAGCGGGCGATTTAATGGATGTGCGTTTTGATTCTGATGGCGTGCTTTTAGGAGCGTTTAGTAATGGCAGAACTTTGGCTTTAGCTCAAGTGGCTTTAGCGAATTTTGCTAATGATGCAGGCTTACAAGCCTTAGGGGGAAATGTCTTTTCTCAAACAGGTAACTCAGGACAGGCCTTAATAGGTGCGGCAAATACAGGGCGTAGGGGTTCTGTTTCTGGTTCTAAGCTAGAATCTAGTAATGTGGATTTAAGCCGTAGTTTAACGAATTTGATTGTGGTTCAAAGGGGCTTTCAAGCTAACTCTAAAGCGGTAACCACATCAGATCAAATCCTTAACACCCTATTAAATCTTAAGCAATAG
- the gmhB gene encoding D-glycero-beta-D-manno-heptose 1,7-bisphosphate 7-phosphatase: MNTTNKALFLDRDGIINIDKGYVYKREDFEFQKGIFELLSHAKHLGYKLLLITNQSGINRGYYTLKDFEKLTEYLQENLLKKLGFSLDGIYFCPHTPQENCYCRKPKPLLILQATKEHNINLEQSFMIGDKESDIMAGLNAKVKNNILLTTNPLKTSHSWIQCKDFKEIVDLIN; encoded by the coding sequence ATGAACACCACTAATAAGGCTCTTTTTTTAGATAGAGATGGCATTATTAATATTGATAAGGGCTATGTGTATAAAAGAGAAGATTTTGAATTTCAAAAGGGCATTTTTGAGCTATTAAGCCATGCTAAACATTTAGGTTATAAACTTCTTTTAATCACTAATCAATCCGGCATTAATCGTGGCTATTATACGCTCAAAGATTTTGAAAAGCTCACAGAGTATCTTCAGGAGAACCTATTAAAAAAATTAGGTTTTTCTTTAGATGGCATTTATTTTTGCCCACATACACCACAAGAAAATTGTTATTGCAGAAAACCAAAGCCACTTTTAATCTTGCAAGCTACTAAAGAACACAACATTAATTTAGAACAATCTTTTATGATAGGCGATAAAGAGAGTGATATTATGGCAGGCTTGAATGCGAAAGTCAAAAACAATATTTTACTCACAACAAACCCTTTAAAAACTTCTCATTCTTGGATACAATGTAAGGATTTTAAAGAGATAGTTGATTTAATCAATTAA
- the rfaE1 gene encoding D-glycero-beta-D-manno-heptose-7-phosphate kinase, with amino-acid sequence MKQILVIGDLIADYYLWGKSERLSPEAPVPVLEVKKESKNLGGAANVANNLISLGAKVFLCGVVGDDLEGKHFINALRVRKIDTTGVLTDSTRCTTLKTRIIAQNQQIVRVDKEIKDPLNTTLKKRLLDFITEKIKEIDGIILSDYNKGVLNFELTQEIITLANKHHKLILCDPKGKDYSKYSYASLITPNRAELEQALNLNLDSHTNLSKALKILQETYHIAIPLVTLSEQGIAFLEKDTLINCPTIAKEVYDVTGAGDTVIASLMLSLLETKNIKEACEFANAAAAVVVGKVGSALASLEEIALVLNQTHPKIISLEKLLKILEHTKQKIVFTNGCFDILHKGHASYLQKAKALGDILVVGLNSDDSIKRLKGDNRPIIAQDDRAFLLASLSCVDYIVVFKEDTPKDLIKAIKPDILVKGADYLNQEVVGSEFAKEVRLIEFEEGRSTSKIIEKITRTYND; translated from the coding sequence ATGAAACAAATTTTAGTCATAGGGGATTTAATCGCAGATTATTATTTGTGGGGGAAGAGTGAACGCCTTTCGCCTGAAGCCCCTGTGCCTGTTTTAGAAGTCAAAAAAGAGAGCAAGAATTTAGGCGGAGCGGCTAATGTAGCTAACAATCTTATCTCTTTGGGGGCAAAAGTCTTTTTATGTGGGGTAGTGGGAGATGATTTAGAAGGCAAGCATTTTATTAACGCTTTAAGAGTAAGAAAGATTGATACAACAGGTGTTTTAACAGATAGCACTCGTTGCACCACGCTAAAAACTCGCATTATCGCACAAAATCAGCAAATTGTGCGTGTGGATAAGGAAATCAAAGACCCTTTAAATACTACTTTAAAAAAACGCCTTTTAGACTTTATCACAGAAAAAATCAAAGAAATTGATGGCATTATCCTTTCAGATTATAATAAAGGTGTGCTAAATTTTGAGCTAACTCAAGAAATTATTACTCTAGCTAACAAGCACCATAAACTTATTTTATGCGACCCTAAGGGGAAAGATTATAGTAAATATTCTTATGCAAGTTTGATTACGCCTAATCGTGCTGAGTTAGAGCAAGCTCTTAATTTGAATTTGGATAGCCATACGAATTTATCAAAAGCTCTTAAAATCTTACAAGAAACTTACCACATTGCTATTCCTTTGGTAACTTTAAGCGAACAAGGCATTGCTTTTTTAGAAAAAGATACGCTTATTAATTGCCCTACGATTGCTAAGGAAGTTTATGATGTAACCGGCGCTGGCGATACAGTGATTGCATCTTTAATGCTCTCTTTATTAGAGACAAAGAATATTAAAGAAGCTTGTGAGTTTGCCAATGCTGCTGCTGCTGTAGTGGTAGGTAAAGTGGGGAGCGCGTTAGCAAGCTTAGAAGAAATCGCTTTAGTTTTAAATCAAACCCACCCTAAAATCATTTCTTTAGAAAAGCTTTTAAAAATCTTAGAACACACCAAGCAAAAAATTGTTTTCACCAATGGCTGTTTTGATATTCTCCATAAAGGGCATGCGAGTTATTTGCAAAAAGCCAAAGCTTTAGGAGATATTCTTGTTGTGGGTTTAAATAGTGATGATTCCATTAAAAGACTTAAAGGAGATAATCGCCCAATAATTGCCCAAGACGATAGAGCGTTTCTTTTAGCTAGCCTATCATGTGTGGATTATATCGTGGTGTTTAAAGAAGATACGCCAAAAGATTTGATAAAAGCCATAAAGCCTGATATTTTAGTTAAGGGGGCGGATTATCTCAATCAAGAAGTAGTGGGGAGTGAATTTGCCAAAGAAGTGCGTTTGATTGAGTTTGAAGAAGGGCGTTCTACAAGCAAAATTATAGAAAAAATTACAAGGACATACAATGATTAA
- the mua gene encoding nickel-binding protein Mua yields MITESDAYKEEVTDTRETLKEVRSELKQVQEALRKKKIALKNLKQEIHKERFQQESLRLDKKLPSIEEDLIFPKALEEVEIYTKDNKVAMAKPCKRLFDEELYLQYRSLLRENKLLKSRLSRKDFEISVLKIELRDMHKEAKLYQDHNLLKDK; encoded by the coding sequence ATTATCACAGAATCAGACGCTTATAAAGAAGAGGTTACAGACACGAGAGAGACTTTAAAGGAAGTTCGCTCAGAATTGAAGCAAGTTCAAGAAGCGTTGCGGAAGAAAAAAATCGCCCTAAAAAACTTGAAACAAGAAATCCATAAAGAAAGATTCCAGCAAGAGAGCTTACGCTTGGATAAAAAACTACCCAGCATAGAAGAAGACTTGATTTTTCCTAAAGCCCTTGAAGAAGTAGAGATTTACACTAAGGATAATAAGGTCGCAATGGCTAAGCCATGCAAGCGTTTGTTTGATGAAGAGCTTTATTTGCAATATCGCAGTTTGTTGCGTGAGAATAAGCTTCTCAAAAGTCGCTTGTCTAGAAAAGATTTTGAAATTTCAGTGCTAAAAATTGAGTTAAGAGACATGCATAAAGAAGCTAAACTTTATCAAGATCATAACCTTTTGAAGGATAAATAA
- the rfaD gene encoding ADP-glyceromanno-heptose 6-epimerase codes for MRYIDDELENKTILITGGAGFIGSNLAFYFQNNHPKAKVIVLDKFRNNTLLSNKRPSSLGHFKNLIGFKGEIITADINNPLDLRRLENLHFDYLFHQAAISDTTVLDQELVMRTNYQAFLRLLEIANKKKAKVVYASSAGTYGNTKAPNRVGFGENPENVYGFSKLCMDEYIRSNSDSNIQVGLRYFNVYGAREFYKEKTASMILQLALQAMEFKEVKLFEFGEQLRDFVYIEDVIQANVKAMKTQKSGVYNVGYSESRSYNDIVKILKEHLGDFKVTYIKNPYSFFQEHTQADIESTSLDLDYTPLYDLESGIKDYLPHIHMIFKEQHT; via the coding sequence ATGCGTTATATTGATGATGAACTAGAAAATAAAACCATTTTAATTACCGGTGGAGCAGGCTTTATAGGCAGTAATTTAGCCTTTTATTTTCAAAATAACCACCCTAAAGCTAAAGTAATTGTTTTAGATAAATTTCGTAACAACACGCTTTTAAGCAACAAGCGTCCAAGCTCTTTGGGGCATTTTAAGAATTTAATCGGTTTTAAGGGTGAAATTATCACAGCAGATATTAATAACCCTTTGGATTTAAGGCGTTTAGAAAATTTGCATTTTGATTATTTATTCCACCAAGCTGCTATTTCTGATACTACGGTATTAGACCAAGAATTAGTGATGCGAACTAATTATCAAGCTTTTTTAAGGCTTTTAGAAATTGCCAATAAAAAAAAGGCTAAGGTAGTTTATGCTTCTTCAGCAGGCACTTATGGTAACACTAAAGCCCCTAATAGAGTAGGATTTGGTGAAAACCCAGAAAATGTCTATGGGTTTTCTAAACTTTGCATGGATGAATATATTCGCTCTAATAGTGATAGCAACATTCAAGTGGGCTTACGCTATTTTAATGTCTATGGGGCTAGAGAATTTTATAAAGAAAAAACCGCTTCTATGATTTTACAACTAGCTTTACAAGCTATGGAATTTAAAGAAGTTAAGCTTTTTGAATTTGGCGAGCAATTAAGGGATTTTGTCTATATTGAAGATGTCATTCAAGCCAATGTGAAAGCGATGAAAACTCAAAAAAGTGGTGTCTATAATGTGGGCTATTCAGAATCAAGAAGTTATAATGATATTGTTAAAATTTTAAAAGAGCATTTAGGGGATTTCAAAGTTACTTACATTAAAAATCCTTATAGCTTTTTCCAAGAGCATACACAAGCTGATATTGAATCCACTTCACTAGATTTAGACTATACGCCTTTATATGATTTAGAAAGTGGTATCAAAGATTATTTGCCCCATATTCATATGATTTTTAAAGAACAACACACATGA
- the gmhA gene encoding D-sedoheptulose 7-phosphate isomerase, protein MINLIEQEFLAHKEALEKSLQSLQVTLTQSVHLLIETLENQGKILICGNGGSASDAQHFAAELTGRYKLERKGLSAISLNTDTSALTAIANDYGYEEVFSRQLEAIGTQKDVLIGISTSGNSKNILKAYEKAKDLGIKTLSLVGRDGGKMKALSDIALIVPSNDTPRIQEIHILIIHILCDCIERHFAVKS, encoded by the coding sequence ATGATTAATTTAATAGAGCAAGAATTTTTAGCCCACAAAGAAGCGTTAGAAAAAAGCTTACAAAGTTTGCAAGTAACTTTAACTCAAAGTGTGCATCTTTTGATAGAAACCTTAGAAAATCAAGGGAAAATCCTTATTTGTGGTAATGGGGGGAGTGCGAGTGATGCACAGCATTTTGCCGCAGAATTAACAGGGCGTTACAAATTAGAGAGAAAGGGCTTGAGTGCCATAAGCCTTAATACGGATACTTCAGCACTCACTGCTATTGCGAATGATTATGGCTATGAAGAAGTGTTTTCTAGACAATTAGAAGCAATAGGAACGCAAAAAGATGTTTTAATAGGGATTTCTACGAGCGGAAATTCCAAAAATATCTTAAAGGCTTATGAAAAAGCAAAAGATTTGGGGATTAAAACTCTTAGCTTGGTGGGGCGTGATGGCGGGAAGATGAAAGCCTTGAGTGATATAGCCCTTATTGTTCCTAGTAATGATACACCAAGAATCCAAGAAATCCATATTCTTATTATTCACATTTTGTGCGATTGTATTGAAAGGCATTTTGCGGTTAAGAGTTAA
- a CDS encoding sulfite exporter TauE/SafE family protein, protein MTNPLEHLSFLAMFLGALSMSIGHCVGMCGGIVSAFSQMRFSKATSFSYQLTCHALYNLGRISSYMLLGAIVAGLGNALSISMFFKGVLFISMGVLLILLALLGAKIEKLGFQVPFISTLIKKTLRSQSVLALYVLGVLNGFLPCMMVYSFLASVALSHSVFMGAMLGLAFGLGTSMPLFLMGMLLGRLSYRKFFNIVSKILVFVFGVYVLYMGVMLINHKMPHSNHQYDHSNEFHQHEHH, encoded by the coding sequence ATGACAAATCCGCTAGAGCATTTGAGCTTTTTGGCTATGTTTTTAGGGGCTTTAAGCATGTCTATAGGGCATTGTGTGGGCATGTGTGGGGGAATTGTGAGTGCGTTTAGTCAAATGAGATTTTCTAAAGCTACAAGCTTTTCGTATCAATTAACTTGTCATGCTCTTTATAATCTAGGAAGAATTAGCTCGTATATGTTGCTAGGGGCTATTGTGGCAGGTTTAGGGAATGCATTGAGCATAAGCATGTTTTTTAAGGGCGTTTTATTTATAAGCATGGGGGTGCTTTTAATCCTTTTAGCTCTATTAGGGGCAAAGATAGAAAAACTAGGATTTCAAGTTCCTTTTATTTCTACTTTGATTAAAAAAACTTTACGCTCACAAAGTGTGTTAGCCCTATATGTCTTAGGCGTGTTGAATGGTTTTCTACCTTGCATGATGGTATATTCGTTTTTAGCGAGTGTAGCCCTTAGTCATAGCGTGTTTATGGGGGCTATGTTAGGCCTTGCTTTTGGGCTTGGCACTAGCATGCCCTTATTTTTAATGGGAATGCTTTTAGGTAGGCTTTCATATAGGAAGTTTTTTAATATCGTGTCTAAAATTTTAGTGTTTGTTTTTGGGGTTTATGTTCTTTATATGGGAGTTATGCTTATCAATCATAAAATGCCCCATTCTAATCATCAATACGACCATTCTAATGAGTTTCACCAACATGAACACCACTAA
- a CDS encoding zinc ribbon domain-containing protein YjdM, producing the protein MQNLPPCPKCQDEYTYHDGVQLVCPSCSHEWSENETDNEEFVVKDSNDNILQNGDSVILIKDLKVKGSSLVLKKGTKIKNIKLVDDNHNVDCKVEGQSLSLKSEFLKKA; encoded by the coding sequence ATGCAAAATCTACCCCCATGCCCCAAATGCCAAGATGAATACACCTACCACGATGGCGTGCAATTAGTTTGTCCGAGTTGCTCGCATGAATGGAGTGAAAATGAAACCGATAATGAAGAATTTGTCGTTAAAGATAGCAATGATAATATCTTGCAAAACGGAGATTCGGTCATTCTCATCAAAGACTTGAAAGTTAAAGGTTCGTCTTTGGTGCTTAAAAAAGGCACAAAAATTAAAAATATTAAATTAGTTGATGATAACCATAATGTAGATTGTAAAGTTGAAGGACAAAGCCTATCTTTAAAATCCGAATTTCTTAAGAAGGCTTAG
- the lpxB gene encoding lipid-A-disaccharide synthase, translated as MPTILVSALEASSNVHLEELRKMLPKDYRFIGVFEGKGALYSPREFSIMGFRDVIGRLGFLLKAHREMAELAKSADMVLLMDASSFNIPLAKKIKKRDPSKKIMYYILPQVWAWKKWRAKSIEKNCDFLGAILPFETSYYQKKAQYVGHPLLDEIKCYKKDIKGNSVVFMPGSRKSEIAKMFPLFVEVAKILERNEGLKRRVLVVPSFFKGLDLKALYGKEIECFEISYDAHKSLYEAEFAFICSGTATLEATLIGTPFVLAYRAKTIDFLIARMFVKLHYIGLANIFYNALNNETPGLGESQLHPELIQHFLSVESLLRAYKDMDRERYFKESLRLREYLVSGSARKVAKEIAFMLN; from the coding sequence ATGCCTACTATTTTGGTGAGTGCTTTAGAAGCAAGCTCTAATGTGCATTTAGAAGAGTTGCGTAAAATGTTGCCTAAAGATTACCGCTTTATTGGGGTGTTTGAAGGCAAAGGTGCACTCTATAGTCCTAGAGAATTTTCTATTATGGGCTTTAGAGATGTTATAGGGCGTTTAGGGTTTTTATTGAAAGCCCATAGAGAAATGGCAGAATTAGCCAAAAGTGCGGATATGGTGCTTTTAATGGATGCATCTTCTTTTAATATTCCCTTAGCAAAAAAGATAAAAAAACGAGACCCTAGCAAAAAAATCATGTATTATATCCTACCGCAAGTTTGGGCATGGAAAAAATGGCGTGCTAAGAGCATTGAAAAAAATTGTGATTTTTTGGGAGCGATTTTGCCTTTTGAAACGAGCTATTACCAAAAAAAGGCTCAGTATGTAGGACACCCCTTATTAGATGAAATCAAATGCTATAAAAAAGATATAAAAGGTAATAGTGTAGTATTTATGCCAGGCAGTAGGAAGAGTGAAATCGCTAAGATGTTTCCTTTGTTTGTGGAAGTGGCTAAAATTTTAGAGCGAAACGAAGGGTTAAAAAGGCGTGTGCTAGTTGTGCCGAGTTTTTTTAAAGGTTTGGATTTAAAAGCTCTTTATGGAAAAGAAATTGAATGCTTTGAAATTTCTTATGATGCCCATAAGAGTTTGTATGAAGCGGAGTTTGCATTCATTTGTAGTGGCACAGCGACTTTAGAAGCAACTCTCATTGGCACCCCTTTTGTGTTAGCCTATAGGGCTAAGACAATTGATTTTTTGATTGCTAGAATGTTTGTAAAATTGCATTACATAGGATTAGCTAATATCTTTTATAACGCCTTAAATAATGAGACACCAGGGCTTGGAGAGAGTCAATTGCACCCAGAGTTAATCCAGCATTTTTTGAGCGTAGAGAGTTTATTGAGAGCTTATAAAGATATGGATAGAGAGCGGTATTTTAAAGAAAGTTTGAGATTGAGAGAATATTTAGTCAGTGGGAGCGCTAGAAAAGTCGCCAAAGAGATAGCTTTCATGCTAAATTAA
- the hypA gene encoding hydrogenase/urease nickel incorporation protein HypA codes for MHEYSVVSSLITLCEEHAKKNQAHRIERVVVGIGERSGMDKSLFVSAFETFREESLVCKDAILDIVDEKIELECKDCSHVFKPNTLDYGVCEQCQGKNISVIQGNEMRLLSLEMLAE; via the coding sequence ATGCATGAATACTCAGTCGTTTCTTCTTTAATCACGCTCTGCGAAGAGCATGCTAAGAAAAATCAAGCCCATAGGATTGAAAGAGTCGTGGTAGGCATTGGCGAAAGAAGCGGAATGGATAAGAGCTTGTTTGTGAGTGCGTTTGAGACTTTTAGAGAAGAATCTTTGGTGTGTAAAGATGCCATTTTAGATATTGTAGATGAGAAGATTGAGCTAGAATGTAAGGATTGTTCGCATGTTTTTAAACCTAATACTTTGGATTATGGGGTTTGTGAGCAATGTCAAGGAAAGAATATAAGCGTTATTCAAGGTAATGAAATGCGTTTGTTATCTTTAGAAATGTTGGCGGAATAA
- the greA gene encoding transcription elongation factor GreA has protein sequence MNKEPMSMHGYNKICAELKQLKEVERPNIVKEIDIARGHGDLKENAEYHAAKEKQRFIEARIVDLSEIIANAQVIDPGTLTHHKVSFGSTVKILNLDNDKEFSYTIVGSVESNPAKGLISFGSPIAKSLIGKSKGDEVSIQLPSGESDFEILDIYYKEICFDEN, from the coding sequence ATGAATAAAGAACCTATGAGTATGCATGGATACAATAAGATTTGTGCGGAATTAAAACAATTAAAAGAAGTTGAACGCCCTAATATTGTGAAAGAAATAGATATTGCTAGGGGGCATGGAGATTTGAAGGAGAATGCTGAATACCATGCCGCTAAAGAAAAACAACGCTTCATTGAAGCAAGAATTGTTGATTTAAGTGAGATTATCGCTAACGCTCAAGTGATTGACCCAGGCACCTTAACCCACCACAAAGTGAGTTTTGGAAGCACGGTTAAAATTCTTAATTTAGATAATGATAAAGAGTTTTCTTATACCATAGTAGGGAGCGTGGAGAGTAATCCAGCTAAAGGGTTAATTTCTTTTGGTTCGCCTATTGCTAAGAGCTTGATAGGTAAGAGCAAAGGTGATGAAGTGAGTATTCAATTGCCCAGTGGGGAAAGCGATTTTGAAATTTTAGATATTTATTATAAAGAGATTTGTTTTGATGAAAATTAA